From the Salarias fasciatus chromosome 5, fSalaFa1.1, whole genome shotgun sequence genome, the window ttcctctgttcaggatgaagatattaaagtgttaatgcaaacaccccatttgtattgttacatttctcactcaatgagaattgataaggaaGAGTACCGATAAGCAGTACTGACAATGGAATTggaatcgctaaattcttaGCTCAGACAATTTAAGGAAGGGGGACCACCATGCTTTCGAATTCTCTATGGGGAGGCTCGCtattccacactttgaaaacccctgattcaggagacagaggagattTCAGATTCTTCAGTGTGGGGTTCAGAGTCATGAAAAACAATCTGACAGCAACAACACCGAAGGAGGAAATACTCAAGTAAACTTCAGCCGACAAACATtcagtggaaaagaaaataaatcaaactatACAAAAAAAGATGGGAATAACAGAGTGAAGTTGTACACGTGAAGAAGTTTGCTGGCAGTGTGTTATCTCAAAGTTTCACGTGCAACAAAGTTGCATGTAACGAAACAagagttattaaaaaaatatgaatgacTTACAGTGACTGAAGACTTTTCCTCCAGGACTTTGAGGGGTCTCCAacctgcagcagaggatgaGTTGTGGAGGCAGCGGCTCTTTGTCCCTTTAGTACTCCCCCCCGGCTCTCCGCGCTCCCCTCACAGCTGGCAGCGCGCTCCCGTCCCACTCCTCACCACGCGCGGCAGCCAATGGGAGGTCGCCTCAGCAtcctggccacgcccacttggAACAATCACCAGGGTTACGAAAACAAACTAATGGCGAAAGGAAGCCCCCCAACCCCGGGTCGGATTCACCTCTCGCAAACAACTTTGTGCTTcctagcaacagacacacctgtcaGTGTTTAGGAAGGATTCAGTAAAAACTGCAGAGTGGACTTCactgccactttttttttttttttttttttttgtggcttgaGGCTATATAGAAGCtataaagagagagaaggagggagaatgCTTTTAGTAGGTATCCAAAGGAGGATTTATAAAATCTAAGAGGGGCTGAAGTTTGGGAGGGATTATAGGAGGTGTTTAAGAGTGGAATTCATGGCTAGAGTTTGTAGTCTGTTACTAGAAATTAAATTAACTACTTGGTAATGATACAGGCAAATACcacttaatttgtttttcagagttttAAACAAACCAACAATGTGAAAGCTTGAACACACGCATAAATAGGCTTTACTTATATGTCAGCCAGCATGGCCAGTATTGGGCAAACTACTTGTTGTTCCAGTTAagagttacttcttcaaaaaagtaactgagttcgTAACTGAGTTATAAAATTTTAATAAGTAACAAATTACTAGACAAAGTAACTATTGtattaatctgaaaaaaatgtgtttgattatGTCATCAAATTTGGatatggaactttaagatgcatctTCAATTATTAATTacaaaactgaatatatgacgAATGAAATTACTGGACACTTGGCAGAATACATTTCAAATAGGAAACGCTACATTaatcaaatgttgctgtgtcaTAAAacgagacaagacaccaatcaaatttcatTGTAACTTCAGATAgcatttctgcatttgaaaaagagtaataaaatgtaatagatgtatgtcaatagatgtccGAATGCTTCCATTTACAAGCTGCTTTTGAATATTCAgagctctatgactgtatctctgtAAAGTCACGTGACACACTTTGCTCCAAGGATCCTTCTTTCTGTACCATGACATCATTTGGAACTTTCTTGACTgagagttggcaacaatgtatcagttttaaatgatgtcatctAATTTGACCCATGTATGCGAATGAGaagctatgcaaattagatgatggcATCATTTAGAAGCTTCTTGACTGAGGAGAGCACACACTAGAAGAGAGACACCGGTCATACATCAATCTTTATGACTGGCATGCAAACAAAACTGGGAgcaattagggttagggttctgCTCAATAGACtttgacacacactgtgtgtcaGAGGTGGAGAGAGTGAGATTGAAGTGTGAATTGTCTGCACTGGAAGAATGCCCTCTTTTACAGCTGAGCCACAGACTGTGGGTCACTCTGCAGCACCAGACCTGCCATATGAAAGATAATCCAACCTTTTGTTGATGTGAAGCCAATATTTGTCATCTCTATTGTTACTGTCAGGAGAACCAAGTTAGTTCTGGATGAATAAGGCACTCTGTGAACTCAGCCACAAGTAGCCAAACACCAGCTCTCTTATTCTTGATGTTCAAGAGAAATATTAAGTAATGGGATCACTGAAGCACCTGTAATTGTCAGTTCATTCATTCGCTCATTCATTCAGCTCCTTGTCCTTTTCAGGATCgtggggtgctggagccagtcccagcttcATATGGACTAAGGCAtagtacaccctggacagttcaccactCTGTCGCTGGGCCAAtacacagggacagacagccaTGCTCTCTCACAATTGTAATTGTCAGTGCTTAGTTAATTCCACAATAGCAATCATTTGGATAAATTTAAGACAGTAATGTTTAGCTAGAATCAGGACACTCTCCCAGGTGTTTGCAGCATCCGGTCATTTGACTTTGCGTACTTTAGATGATGTCCAGCAGATCCAAGATTCTACACTGAATGACACTGGTTTTCAGGACTCTGGACAGTATTAAAGATTCCTTAACCGAGGAGTCTACTCCTCTTCCATATCATATCATCATGATGATTATAAAACTGTGTTATGAAACTGATAACTACATTATACCTTATtcaaaaaacttgaaataactCAATCTCAGGAAGCTTGGTGCTTCAGAGTGGCCTCACCCAAAGTTCTCCCCACCTCTTTTTCTGGCATGCAAATTCCTTTAACGGAAAGTAATTTAGATATTTAATCTCAGTTGACTGGCGTGCTATGTGCTGATTCTACTTGgattcaacatttcactttcaATTTGTTCTGTGCATGCGAGACATTATGAAAAAGGCTGTGGAAAAGGGGATTGTTTTGAAACGATTAGGTAAGAGAACAAGTTCTCcactcaaacatttttttctgttttctggtaCCCTGTCTCAGGTCATGAGCAGCGTTAAAGGACACCACCATGTGGAgagaaaatgcagcagaaataaCAAGAGGAAAGTGGTATGGAAAATTATGTAAGACAACTAAGTTGGCAGAGAGTGAAATGAAAAGTacaattatatttaaaaaaaaaaatagcaaaaaaaaaaaaaaaaaaggagcacaaAGTGACAAGAACAGATGATGTGGCAGCCCAGTGGCCAGTTTGGATCATAGCTGCTGGTCTGGgacctctctgtgtggagtttgcatgttctccctgtgcatgcatttCTTTCCTCTGGGCACCAACTCACCAGGCGAAGTAATGGCTCTATAAGTGCAAGCAGAATGATGTGGTTGTGTAACTCTGACTGGGTTGGCATTGGAGTGAGTAGGACAACAAGCTATTTTTTcaattgttattatttttttaatcagattgtTTTTGATTAGATTTAATCTACAGATCTATTTCATGAGCATGGATGAAGTggtttgtgactgtgtgtctcaGGATTTGAATTGATAAGACATAAAAGCTATATTCTGAATTTTGTCCAATactgtgaatggatgaatcaaTTGTCTTAGCACTAAATAAGTTCTAATGGACTCACTTTTCAACATGAATAGGCCTAATTTACGTTTAATTTGAACTGAATGTACAGAAAATCTCCCCTTGGATGTTTAAAgggaacaaaaataaagaaacacaacattAAATCTTGACCATTTATTTAAGAATGCACAAAATATAGCAGTCAACATACACTCTGGGTataagttgctttttttttcctttttagaaACATTTGCAAACAAAATTTTAAATGCTCTtcataaagtaaaaaatataCACATGATGTTTTATAACAATGGATTTACATTATAAAGCACCTTCCATTTAACACGAACACAACCACAACAGGACACAGAGTCACACTGAAACCCAGTTCATGTTACTGTGGCATTTGGCAATCGATTGTGCTGAAGTAAAAGGAGGGTTTTATATAAAAGCCAGTCCTTTATTAATATGCATCGGAGAGCAAAAGCACTTGTTTCCTCCAGAACTCTAGCAGAGGAGAAATAATTACTTGACAAGCATCTGCTGCCTGAAACGCAGTCCTTATTGCTCCATCACTGCAGGTAACACtcaaaaagtgcaaaaccaTCATACTGTTGTCGAATGTTCTGATCATACAGAAATATACTATGGACAGTACACTTTGGCAACAGATTGGAAAAAGACTGCATAACAAATAGAAGTAAACtttttaggggttttttttttgttacaaaacagacaaaatgaagGCACAAGCAACATTTAGGCTTACAGATAGTTCATTCAAAAATATTTACATGGCAACTGGTGACTTTTCCACACTCTTTCAAAAATGATGGATGGCACATGGTTTACAGTATTAGGAGCTGTGTTTGTAGTTCTGCATATTTGCGTCATCTTTCATTCCTGTTGAAGTCACACAAAAACCgtcatatgactgcattttgaataaTTAGCTTAAGAGTTCTTTAAGATTAATGTGGAGCAGACTGAAAATCAACATGGCTGAAAAACTCTAAAATCAAACCTGGCCTTAAACGTGAGCACAAATTCTTGAAAATTATGGTAAttcaaataaaatggaaaacaagAGGCTCAATTTATGCACGCAATGAATACAAATGAAATCTGCAATCTGTATCTTTGATAATACATCTTAAATTAACAGCTGTAAAAATAATCTATCATCCGTCCACATCATATCCTTTTTAGTTTCTGCACATGCATTACTCTGCCACGGATATTTTGAAATTAACATCATTATTTAAATGCACATCAAATGTGGATTGATGTAAAAATGGTTGAATCCTAAAGTAATAAGATAATCTACtgtaaattttaaaaatatcagtAAGCCACTGTGCTTCTATTTCACTTATTGATGACCTGattaaaatgataaataatTTCTGCCGTCATTTAAATCTTCACTCTAGGAGAAGCAAAAGAGCAAGTGCAATCATTCAGTTTTTGATATTAATGTCCCACACCTATAAATATATTCCTTTTAAAAACTGTGCTTTGTGCTGAGGAAGCTGAAATGTGGCGAACTCTGATGAGGCAAATGATTCACATCACATGTTTCTGAGAGAAAAGTCTCAATCTGCAGGGAAAACACAAGATATGAGTGTCATTAAGGGCCGGGGATCTCATTATGTGCTTCTCATTCTGTTCCTAGTTTGGCAATCAGCTCATCACAGATCTTTGTGAGCTCTTCAATCTCCTGATTCTgtaagagaagaagagaaaacaagagaTAAAGCAGACATCCACGGTTAGAAACATAATTACACACAAGTTGTGCAAATTAGTTTATgagatcatttttttcttttcaaccatATTCTGGAGTTTGTAAATGACACAttgccctctagtggtggaTTTGCAACAGGGAGCCTCAAGGgggaaaaatattgaaatgacTCAAATCCAGTAGACTGATGTTTGTAAAATGACAGTGTCATGTTTTAATGCACTTTGTTATTTTAGGAAAAATAGGAGTCTGCTGTCAGTCTACATGCCACTGCTCCAAGCCAGCTGCTTCCAGAATACAGGATTTCTGTGGCCTTTAGcttgcatgtttttgcacaTCATGGCATGGCtataatgctaatgctaactagcTATCCTACTCTGCTGCTGATCTTTGCattgctgccacctgctgttcTCTCTCTTGCATTATAACCTCTACCCTTAagtgaacaaatgaaaaaaatgcaagtagttttttgaattttctgttttgatgctGTGTAACAACATGTTTTGTGGAACTACTCTTAACCTCAGAAGACAAAAGAACTAAAATCTTAAAAGTtggcatgaacacacacaaataaccTGAACTCTGATAATCCTCACACCCCAGATTTTATTAAGCTCCAGGACTTTAATGTTGAATCAGATGTTATCCAGACGAAAGGTTTGGCACATAGTTAATGCACTAACCATAAACCTCCCTTCCCTCAGAGCAGAGGCGCATGGTGGATCAGTTCTAATCCTGTTTGCAGTCATCTTACCTTCTGAAGGACAGCTCTTTCAAGTGACTCCACCTTCATCTGTTCCTTTCTCAGACTTGCGTTCAGTGCGACACTTTCTCCATTTGCCTTGGCACGCACCTGGGCAATCTCTTCATTAGCCCTGTTGGAGAGAAAGTTTGGGAGGCATTAGAGAGTCAGGTCACATGATTTTCTCTAACTTTGATATGGAAATGATGGATTTAAGGATCTGTCTAATGCTGGAATCCTAGAATTCGAACCAGCAGAAAAAGGTTATTACTTGTCTAGCTTCTCCTCAGCATGGACTTTTAGGGTTTGATATCGCTGCTCCTCTTGCTTGATCCGCATCAGGTAGTCTTGTGCACACTTCTTTAAGACTTCTTCATTCTGGGAAGACACAGGTGAAACATTTTAAGTGATTTGGCTACTGTTTGAGGCTGGCTTACAAATCATTACAAGACTCGTACTGACCTTCTTAAAGCCTTCCAAGACCCCCTTCATGTTCTCATACCTCCTGAAGAGATCAGCGAAGGAGCGCTCCACTGAGCTGAGGTCAGCGATGGCCTGATCCCTCTCCATGGTCAGCTGTCTGACTGACTTACTGCAGGACAgtgtcttctgctgctgctcgtcctcTGCGAAGAGAGAAATCGAAATGTAATTATCACCTACTATAAAAATCCAGTTCACATTTTGGGCCTCAATTCAATAATTCAGGGCAGAAAATCATGAACTGAGAGACGACTagttttctgaaaaagaaatgtttcttgGAGAGCTTGGAAAGTTCAATCTCAGTCTTTTCTTAGTgggcagaacacagagagacagcagctctgcaactatGGCGCTGTTTTCACCAACAAAACAATAACTAAACTGAAACTTCAGTgattgtatttgtgtttgtgactATGTTACACTATCATGTTTTAAAGTAGTAGCTGTCAGGACTGCAAAATGCAAAAGACAATGTTCAGGTATCACAACACAATGCAAAATTTTCAAAATCacttacaaagaaaaaaaagaagtaaaaataacaaacacaagGGGGCAGCAACTCACCAATCATCTGTGCAACTGTTTTCTCATACTCAGCAACAATTTTCCTGTGAAAGTATGAATACAAAGAAGTCTTGACAACCTTATTTGACAAAACTGTTTGAATTAGTCTTCATTAGTAGCACAATCAGAAGTCAGAGAAAAAGATTCTTACCTCATTTCCATGacttctgctctgctctcctcaaaTTTTCTCTTCCATTCATTGACCTCAATCTCCTTTGTGATTATCTGTTTGGAAAGAAGGCCATGCAACATTTAGCAATGAACAGCTGTGTTTAGAGGCCATTATGTAACCATGCGATAAGTTTCAGACTCACCTCTTCTCTGATCAGGGTCAGCATTGCAGCCTTGTCCATCTCAGTCAGTGGGACGCCGTCCTGTGTCAGGACAGCCGTGTCGAGGACCTCACTGCTGctcatttttgttgtttggaTCGTCGATATCTCActctgattgaaaaaaaaacatcacagatttatattttgttgcattttgttgCATTCTGTCCTATTTTTTCAGACATCCGCACAAGTTCCATGATGAATATGCACAGAGACAACAAATCTCACACGTGCTGATTTTAATAACCAAACATTTGCCTTAAACTGCAAATTTTGCTGAATACATTATGAATGCAAACAATTTCCAATACAAttctaaaataaatacaaagtttGTTTCCAtatgaaaaagaacaaaaccacaaaagctGTGCAAGACCAGCCAGCTTGAAGAATATTGTCATCAATACAAAACTATCCGGCTGAGCTAATTTATTCATGCTCCCAAGTCCACTTACAATATCATCTTTCCGAGGGAAGATGTCCTTCTCCTCCAGAGGATCTGCAGTCTTGATCACTGGATCTTTgtggagagagaagaaatcATTCAATAACAAATAGGAACTGCTGATATACTGTAAAAACAATGTAATTAAAACAGCATTCTGTTATGAACACAAGCACTTTGTCTcgttttcattaaaatctttcttctgtttttgtttgtcgtGGAAAAGATTACGTGAGAGCTGCACTGGTGGCAGAGACCAGTCCTGATGCTCAACTGTGGGGTGTGTTTGTTCCCCTGTGTAGTATTTATAACTTTCTTATCCAGGTCAGAATTGTGCTGAACACGACGCACGCTCCTTTCCTCTTCgagaggtttaaaaaaaaaaaaaaaaaaaaatcttgggaTTCTGCTGTTTCCAATAGTCCTAATTGAAACTGCTGAGTAAATTATGAAACCACATCACCCTCACTACTGAAATTAATCCTGCCAATACAACTGAGTCTCATTGAGCCAGGTTTAATCCTCTCAAACCGCACTGCGATCTGATGTGTTGCTACTGAAGCTGACTGGAAATAAATTACAGTATTAAGAAAGAATTCTGAAAGACTATCTGCTCAAACTCACCATCGACAGCAGGAATATCACTGATTGTCTGTTGTTTCGCTGGTGCTTTATCATattctggttcttctttttcctcctggCTGTCTGGTGCCTGGCCCATCAGGCACGTGGAGGCCAGCTTCTCCTCATCAGTGGCGTGATTAACTCGCTGAGTGATATCTGGGGTCTGGActgcctcctcgtcctcggcctAGAGGGAAGGGGGGAAAAGTGTGGACAAGATCAtatcatttcattaaaatagcagacagaaaagagtcacagaaataaaaaaaaaaaaggtctgatCATTCTAGAAGCTGCTCACATTACTGCACATCTAATGTACAgtttacattttatatttaacaACTGAACTGGACTATACACTTCATTTGAGGTTTTCATGACTCAGGTTCATTATTTGAAGGACTTTTTATCTTTACAAAACGTGATCAGAAGACAGTAAGTTAGCAGAATGACAAAGCTCCAATCATAATCATAAACCAGTTGTGCAGAGTTGCAGCTGCCTCCTGATGCTCCTGTCagctttaaagtgtgtgtgtgtgtgtgtgtgtgtgtgtgtgtgtgtgtgtgtgtgtgtgtgtgtgtgtgtgtgtgtgtgtgtgtgtgtgtgtgtgtgtgtgtgtgcgcttgtggAGTGCGTAGAACAATTGCTGAATAATGAACACTGCGGTGTCACTGCAGTACGGTGAAGCATTTcagctacacacactcacacacactcaaattacCTGATTACACACGTCCAGAACCAAGGACTGGCTCTCATCATATTTCTGGAGTTTGCAAGAGTTCCTACAAAACAAGTGCAAAACAATTATTCACAAGTTAGAAGGTAGAAAATCAAACACTGCTCAACCTTATTCATGTTTAATACTTTTTATTTCACAACCACAAAACTGCAAGCATGACTGCGGCTTGCAGCAAAGTGAGACGAAACAGAGCTTCCAGGGAAATGATCAGATGGAACAAATTGCTGTgctaatttttttaaagggcaATGGCATTCTTAGGTGCAGTCAAAAGGAGGAGGATTCCCCACACACACTGCGTGAGAACTCAGCTCTGACACAACACATGCCACACTGACAGTAAAACGTAAAAGCAGGCATGCGCTAAAGAAAGAGAGCATTGATAGTGAGATTActtacaacagaaaacagagaaacttgGCTTGATCAGATTTCCTGAGGCCGATAGGAGTGGAGGAAAGCAgaggattgggggggggggtttgcacaacagacagagggagaaaagaTGAGGGATGAAGTGAATATTGTGAGAAATtaagagatttttttaaaagttggaCAAAGAACACAGACAGAAGACAAAGAAGAGCGAGTGAGTGACTGAAAGAGTTCAGCTCAGCATGTTAGATACTCAAAAGATAAGTCCACCAGTGCAGCTATATAAGCCCTTTAGCAGCCTATAAATAGCCGTTTGGGGTATTGGACTAATGATCAGTATGCAGTGTTaagtgctttgtgtgtgtttcaaagtCTGATTTGGTCAGTATCCACGCATGTAAGTTCTTAGACATTCAGCCCAGAGAAAAACCAACTCAGAGGAAAATCAGTCCTACTCTTAACCTGCCAGATGCTCTTTTACCTCAAAATGACAGGATGTAGAAGATGTCATTTGGAATcttgatgacttttttttatggCTGATAATGTTCTGCTAACTTCTAAAATATCTGAAGAGGACTTACGTGGTcgttttctctttgcttttcttGGGAATCTGCCGCACTTTCTTCTCCACAGCAGGCTGCTTCGCTTTTGGTTTGCCTTCTTCTTTCAGGGGTTTCTCTGgctgagggctgctgctggatgaatCTTCTGTGCTCAGGGATTTTGAAGGTTTGAAAGGGTCCACGGAATCATCAAAATTGTCTGGGTCAAAGTTGTACGAGCTCTTAGGAAGCTTCGGGGAGCTGCTCATCTTATCATTGCTACCAAATGGATTAAAATTTGGGTCATCCCACTGACTGGGATCAAAGTTATACGTTCCTCTCTTAGGAATTGGAACATCGTCCAGGTTCAGAGGTGCAGATGAGTCTGAAACTGGCACTGTGGTTTCAGATTCTGCAGCAGGTTCTTGGACTGGTTCCGATGTAGACTGAGGAGCTGGTTCTTGTTGAGGATCTGTTTCCGGTGCTGAGACGGGTTCTGGTGCAGGTTTACAGGACGCTTCGGATCCTTTGGGCTTCTGTTTCCGTGCAGCGAGTTTGCCGATTGTCTTTTTGCCTCCTAACTTCCTTGGGGGAGGCTTGCTAATCGTTCCCTCAGATTCCAGACCAAACTCCAGCTTCACAGGTTTCACCTCTGATGAAGACTCTGTCACTCCAGAGTCTGCTTGTGCCGCTGAGCTGGTCTCACAATTCGGCAATGAGCTCCCGAGTGGCTCTGGTCTGGGCAGAGAGCTTGAGACGAAGGGTGGGGGAGAGTTCTGGATTTTGGATCCGCCGCTGGTGAACGGATCAAAGCTGTCATCCAGCTGGTCAAAGTCAAATTTGTATGCACCTTTGGGAAGAGGAAGATCTTCTTCCTCATTTGTTTGAGAGGGCTCACTCAACGAGTCTGTCATTTTCTCAGGTGGAGGGGAGGATTTGCTCTTCTTCGTGTTTTGACTTGGCTCTGCCTGTTTGGGGGAGccgctgcagtgtttttctggtTCATCAATGGTTTCCTTCTCCTGAGGTTCTAAATCTGAGAATGCAATGGGTTCATTCTTCTGGACTGAGACTGGTTCTGGTGTAGGAACAGGGTCAGGAACAGGAGCCACCTCTGGGACATGCTCAACCACCGGTGGGGTTGGTTCTTCAGGTGAGTCAGAAGGAGGAGCTGCTTTGGCCTCTTGCATTAGTGAAGACAAATCTGGAGCAGTCGCCAAGCTCGCATTATCTTGAAGGTGCTCCGTTTGTTCTTCTTCAACCACCTGGACATTTATTTCAAGTGGGCCATCTGTGGGGACTGCAGGCTCATCCTGACCCATGGTGCACCTGAGTAGAATATCCTGATCCCCGACAGGAGCTGTCActctcaggttctcctcctgctccaaaTCTAAGgatgaggaaaaacaagaagagagaAACAACACATAACTAAAgggtctgcaacctgcagctctttATTTCAACTAGAGTGACACAGAATTATatgtaaataatatattttgtGCTTCAAGTTTAATTTTGTCACACGGCAAACaatcttttaaataaaatgtctgcAGTTTGCATAATGACTgaattacagtttttatttagtttgaaaATTCAATATTTCTAGTTGCTTCTGACATGAAAACTGCTTCTTTTGATCATAAGGTGTTGCAGACCTGAGCCACcaaaacactgtaaaatatTCATATAAAGTTACACACTCCTACTATCAtcctttttttctccaatcACATCCACCATCAGATGTAGGTAaaaatgtgattggtccgctgAAAGCGAGCGAGCAGCCAGTcgctgctgttgccatggtgatgtCTCACTGAAGCCTGTGACATTTAAACAACGTCGCTGATATGAACTCCTGCATCCGGGAAGGTGTGATTTATTCTGTGATGTGTGCTGACGATGAGCGGAGGGGACTGCTGTTATGCGGTTATTAGCTCCAGGGAACATTTTGACACAACAGCATATTTCAGTAAGACTGTCATAACCGCCGTACTGCTGTAATATTTTGCTGCTAGGAGACAAGCACAGCCTGCTGTGTCGCTACCCACTGCCATTCACATCACCACGCCACCCTCACATCACCACAGCCAGATAGAAAAATGTCTGCATCCACGTACAAATATTCTGCTAAAAGACCTCTGAATCATTTCAGCTAATGTGACCACTGTCATTAAAATTtgtacaaacacacatcaaaatCACAACAGGAACGTTGGGTGTGAAACCTCTCAATCCttagaaaaacacatcatgaTTCTCCATCATTATTATATTAATTACACTATTATGATCCATTTTCAGTCATACAACCTGCAGCCTTCAGTGTGATGGACTCCATCTGAAAGTGCTTTgaagtcttgttttgtttttcttttagatgTGCGTGCAAAGAATTTAGAGCCACTTCAGCTGACTTTTAAAGCATCTACAGGAGAGGATGTTTGTATTTGAAGCAAAAGTAAACTCCCTCTCAGCTCCTTTGCAACGTACCTTTTTAGGAAATGTTGCCGGGGCTGCTTTACCGCCCAGTTTTATTCCTACCAAAACAGCAAGAGCCTCATATTGATGTGTAAACACCTAAAATCCTCCTGAAAATTGAGCCCTGTGATGGATTGTGCAATCCGATGTGCTTTGTTCAGCCACTCCCCTCATGCTGACCTCTGACAGTGACAAGCACAAAGCAGAGGCGACCGAAGCTTTTGTTGAACCTGTCGAATTCCAGAGCAAAGGCCATTCCCACACTCCACACGAACCTCCTCCTTTTAAGTGATACGAATGACAACGGCCGCGCTTCAGCCACGATCACAACCAAAACCCACACAAAATGACTAATC encodes:
- the tacc1 gene encoding transforming acidic coiled-coil-containing protein 1 isoform X3, with the translated sequence MGQDEPAVPTDGPLEINVQVVEEEQTEHLQDNASLATAPDLSSLMQEAKAAPPSDSPEEPTPPVVEHVPEVAPVPDPVPTPEPVSVQKNEPIAFSDLEPQEKETIDEPEKHCSGSPKQAEPSQNTKKSKSSPPPEKMTDSLSEPSQTNEEEDLPLPKGAYKFDFDQLDDSFDPFTSGGSKIQNSPPPFVSSSLPRPEPLGSSLPNCETSSAAQADSGVTESSSEVKPVKLEFGLESEGTISKPPPRKLGGKKTIGKLAARKQKPKGSEASCKPAPEPVSAPETDPQQEPAPQSTSEPVQEPAAESETTVPVSDSSAPLNLDDVPIPKRGTYNFDPSQWDDPNFNPFGSNDKMSSSPKLPKSSYNFDPDNFDDSVDPFKPSKSLSTEDSSSSSPQPEKPLKEEGKPKAKQPAVEKKVRQIPKKSKEKTTTNSCKLQKYDESQSLVLDVCNQAEDEEAVQTPDITQRVNHATDEEKLASTCLMGQAPDSQEEKEEPEYDKAPAKQQTISDIPAVDDPVIKTADPLEEKDIFPRKDDISEISTIQTTKMSSSEVLDTAVLTQDGVPLTEMDKAAMLTLIREEIITKEIEVNEWKRKFEESRAEVMEMRKIVAEYEKTVAQMIEDEQQQKTLSCSKSVRQLTMERDQAIADLSSVERSFADLFRRYENMKGVLEGFKKNEEVLKKCAQDYLMRIKQEEQRYQTLKVHAEEKLDKANEEIAQVRAKANGESVALNASLRKEQMKVESLERAVLQKNQEIEELTKICDELIAKLGTE
- the tacc1 gene encoding transforming acidic coiled-coil-containing protein 1 isoform X1, with the translated sequence MSWLSPVSWAKWTWTAVRGGEGEEDEEGQEAGEETQLYGRREEEEEEEEERSQGCSSDSDGNFGTPEAATPVRAPPTIPGELENNGIDADKADLEQEENLRVTAPVGDQDILLRCTMGQDEPAVPTDGPLEINVQVVEEEQTEHLQDNASLATAPDLSSLMQEAKAAPPSDSPEEPTPPVVEHVPEVAPVPDPVPTPEPVSVQKNEPIAFSDLEPQEKETIDEPEKHCSGSPKQAEPSQNTKKSKSSPPPEKMTDSLSEPSQTNEEEDLPLPKGAYKFDFDQLDDSFDPFTSGGSKIQNSPPPFVSSSLPRPEPLGSSLPNCETSSAAQADSGVTESSSEVKPVKLEFGLESEGTISKPPPRKLGGKKTIGKLAARKQKPKGSEASCKPAPEPVSAPETDPQQEPAPQSTSEPVQEPAAESETTVPVSDSSAPLNLDDVPIPKRGTYNFDPSQWDDPNFNPFGSNDKMSSSPKLPKSSYNFDPDNFDDSVDPFKPSKSLSTEDSSSSSPQPEKPLKEEGKPKAKQPAVEKKVRQIPKKSKEKTTTNSCKLQKYDESQSLVLDVCNQAEDEEAVQTPDITQRVNHATDEEKLASTCLMGQAPDSQEEKEEPEYDKAPAKQQTISDIPAVDDPVIKTADPLEEKDIFPRKDDISEISTIQTTKMSSSEVLDTAVLTQDGVPLTEMDKAAMLTLIREEIITKEIEVNEWKRKFEESRAEVMEMRKIVAEYEKTVAQMIEDEQQQKTLSCSKSVRQLTMERDQAIADLSSVERSFADLFRRYENMKGVLEGFKKNEEVLKKCAQDYLMRIKQEEQRYQTLKVHAEEKLDKANEEIAQVRAKANGESVALNASLRKEQMKVESLERAVLQKNQEIEELTKICDELIAKLGTE
- the tacc1 gene encoding transforming acidic coiled-coil-containing protein 1 isoform X2; the protein is MGGVFSQRKGSKRGSYRSQTNSVISDSDGNFGTPEAATPVRAPPTIPGELENNGIDADKADLEQEENLRVTAPVGDQDILLRCTMGQDEPAVPTDGPLEINVQVVEEEQTEHLQDNASLATAPDLSSLMQEAKAAPPSDSPEEPTPPVVEHVPEVAPVPDPVPTPEPVSVQKNEPIAFSDLEPQEKETIDEPEKHCSGSPKQAEPSQNTKKSKSSPPPEKMTDSLSEPSQTNEEEDLPLPKGAYKFDFDQLDDSFDPFTSGGSKIQNSPPPFVSSSLPRPEPLGSSLPNCETSSAAQADSGVTESSSEVKPVKLEFGLESEGTISKPPPRKLGGKKTIGKLAARKQKPKGSEASCKPAPEPVSAPETDPQQEPAPQSTSEPVQEPAAESETTVPVSDSSAPLNLDDVPIPKRGTYNFDPSQWDDPNFNPFGSNDKMSSSPKLPKSSYNFDPDNFDDSVDPFKPSKSLSTEDSSSSSPQPEKPLKEEGKPKAKQPAVEKKVRQIPKKSKEKTTTNSCKLQKYDESQSLVLDVCNQAEDEEAVQTPDITQRVNHATDEEKLASTCLMGQAPDSQEEKEEPEYDKAPAKQQTISDIPAVDDPVIKTADPLEEKDIFPRKDDISEISTIQTTKMSSSEVLDTAVLTQDGVPLTEMDKAAMLTLIREEIITKEIEVNEWKRKFEESRAEVMEMRKIVAEYEKTVAQMIEDEQQQKTLSCSKSVRQLTMERDQAIADLSSVERSFADLFRRYENMKGVLEGFKKNEEVLKKCAQDYLMRIKQEEQRYQTLKVHAEEKLDKANEEIAQVRAKANGESVALNASLRKEQMKVESLERAVLQKNQEIEELTKICDELIAKLGTE